In Sulfitobacter sp. LCG007, the sequence CCGTGGTGTCGCGCCGCCCGCCGCTCAGCGGTCTTGGTGACGATCCAGAAATCCCATCAAGGCCTGCGCGGTCTCTGCCGGGGACTGATCGACGAAGAAATGCCCGCCGGGAATCGCCTCGGAGGCGAGGTCGGCCAGCCGGTCGGACCATGTCCGCGGCACGTCATAAGCGCGCGCCATTGCGCCGTCGCGCCCATAAAGCACCAGCGCCGGGCAATCCACGCGCCGGCCCAGATCGGCCGTGTCGAGATGGAAATCCACGTCCAGCGCGGCGCGATAGTCAGCGCACATGCCGCGGATTGTCTCGGGGTCGCGCCAGGCCGCACGATAGGCATCGAGCGCCCGCGGGTCGAACTGGTCGAGGCGCGCCGACCCCCATCCCAGAAGACAGCTTTCGAAGAAGGCGTCGGGGTCATGCGCGATCATGGTCTCGGGGAATGGGTAGGGCTGGGGCAGGAAGAACCAGTGGTAATAGCTGCGCGCGACCTCCTGTGTCAGGCCGGCGAGAAGCAGCTGCGTCGGGACGATGTCCATCACTGCCAGCGTCGCAACCGCGCCGGGCGCGTCGAGGGCGAGGCGGTGCGCCGTCCGGCCGCCGCGGTCATGGCCCACAAGATGGAAGCGCTCGAACCCCAGGGACCGCATCAGGGCCGACTGGTCCGCGGCCATGTGCCGGAAGGAATAGGCCTCTGTGCCCATCGGCTTGGACGAGGCGCCATATCCGCGCAGGTCCGAGGCCACCACCCGGTACCTTCCGGACAGTGCCGGCGCCACCTGATGCCACATCGCATGGGTCTGCGGGAAGCCGTGCAGCAGCAGAACCGGCGGGCCTTCGCCGCCGATCGCATAGCGGATCCGCTGGCCATTGACCTCGGCCTCGGCGGATTCGAAGCCCGGGATCATCCCGTCAGCTCATCGCGGCGAGGATGCGCGCCCAACTCCGGATGCCCTTGTGGAAGCTTTCGAGGTCGTATTTCTCGTTCGGCGAATGGATCGCGTCGTCGTCGCGCCCGAAGCCGATCAGAAGGGGCGTCGTGTCGAGTATCCTGTCGAAGTAACCCGCGATCGGGATCGAGCCGCCGCAGCCGATATATGCGGCCGGAACGTTCCATTCCTCGCTGAGCGCATTGCGCGCCGCCTCGAACCTCTCGTCCGAAATGTCGACGCCAGAGGCCGGCCCGCCGCTGTGCGACTTGAAGCTGACCTTGCAGTCCGACGGTATCATCGCCTCGACCATCTCGCGAAAGCTGACGCGGATGGCCTGCGGGTCCTGGGTCCCCACCAGACGGAAACTGATCTTGGCGCTTGCTTCCGAGGGCAGCACGGTCTTGAAGCCCTCGCCGGTATAGCCGGACTTCATGCCGTTTACCTCGCAGGTCGGGCGCGACCAGATCATCTCGAGCGGGGTGCGACCGGACTCTCCGGCCGGTTCCTCAAGCCCCACGGCGTTCAGGAAGCGCGCGGAATCAAACTCGAGACCCGCCCATTGCCGCGCGAGCTCGTCCGGGATTTCCGGCACCCCGTCGTAGAAGCCCGGCACGGTGACGCGCCCGTTCTCGTCGTGAAGCGAGGCGATGATGCGTGCCAGCACCCGCGCGGGGTTTATCGCGATGCCCCCGTACATGCCGGAATGCAGATCGACCGAGGGCCCCCGGATCGTGATCTCGTCGCCCATGAGACCGCGCAGCATGGTGACGATTGCGGGCGTGCGGCTTTCGAAGAGCTGGGTGTCGCAGATCAGCGCCATGTCCGCCCGCAAGGTGTCGGCGTTCTCCTTCATGAACGGTACGAGAGAGGGAGAGCCGCTTTCCTCCTCGCCCTCGAAGAAGAAGGTCAGCTTGCAGGGAAGCGCGCCGTGAACGGTCTTCCAGGCCCGGCACGCCTCGACGAACGTCATCAGCTGGCCCTTGTCGTCGGCCGAACCGCGCCCGCGGATCACCTTCCCGTTCGGTGTGTCCTCAAGCTGCGGATCGAACGGATCCCGGTCCCAGAGCTCGAGAGGGTCGACCGGCTGAACGTCGTAATGTCCGTAGAACAGCAGGTGCGGACCCGGTCCGTCGATCTGGCCGACCACCATGGGATGCCCCGGAGTCGGACATTTCCGCGCGTCGATACCCATGCTTGCGAGATCGGCAACCAGCCAGTCGGCGGCGCGGTCGCAATCGGCACTGTAGGCCGGGTCGGTCGAGATCGAGGGAATGCGCAGCAGTTCGAGAAGGCGCTCGGTTGCGTCCGGCAGGTCTGCGTCTATACGGGCGAGGACATCGTCCAGAGACATCATGGGCTCCACTTGGCTTGCTCGGGCCGGACCGTATCAGCGCCAGCGCGCGTGTCCAGAG encodes:
- a CDS encoding alpha/beta fold hydrolase is translated as MIPGFESAEAEVNGQRIRYAIGGEGPPVLLLHGFPQTHAMWHQVAPALSGRYRVVASDLRGYGASSKPMGTEAYSFRHMAADQSALMRSLGFERFHLVGHDRGGRTAHRLALDAPGAVATLAVMDIVPTQLLLAGLTQEVARSYYHWFFLPQPYPFPETMIAHDPDAFFESCLLGWGSARLDQFDPRALDAYRAAWRDPETIRGMCADYRAALDVDFHLDTADLGRRVDCPALVLYGRDGAMARAYDVPRTWSDRLADLASEAIPGGHFFVDQSPAETAQALMGFLDRHQDR
- a CDS encoding M20/M25/M40 family metallo-hydrolase, whose product is MSLDDVLARIDADLPDATERLLELLRIPSISTDPAYSADCDRAADWLVADLASMGIDARKCPTPGHPMVVGQIDGPGPHLLFYGHYDVQPVDPLELWDRDPFDPQLEDTPNGKVIRGRGSADDKGQLMTFVEACRAWKTVHGALPCKLTFFFEGEEESGSPSLVPFMKENADTLRADMALICDTQLFESRTPAIVTMLRGLMGDEITIRGPSVDLHSGMYGGIAINPARVLARIIASLHDENGRVTVPGFYDGVPEIPDELARQWAGLEFDSARFLNAVGLEEPAGESGRTPLEMIWSRPTCEVNGMKSGYTGEGFKTVLPSEASAKISFRLVGTQDPQAIRVSFREMVEAMIPSDCKVSFKSHSGGPASGVDISDERFEAARNALSEEWNVPAAYIGCGGSIPIAGYFDRILDTTPLLIGFGRDDDAIHSPNEKYDLESFHKGIRSWARILAAMS